The stretch of DNA CCCTTAGCGATAGTTTCCGTCGAGGGAGAGGCCTGTGCCAATGTCGGTTGCTGGGCTTGAACGGTTGCCGATGGGATGGCCAGCGGCATGACCAGCAAAAACAGCATTGCCTCAATGAACAATTTTCCTGAAACACGACACACCACGAAATGGTTCACATGGACCTCCCCGGTTTGGCCTAGTTTGGTTGCGTGCCTAGTTTGGTTGCGTGATGGTATCGAGCAACGCCGGCTCGCCACGCTCGACTACCGCTAGTGCGCGACGGATGGCCGGCCCGAGTTCACGCGGATTGTCGATTGGGCCCTCCGAGTACCAGCCCAAGCTGCGCGCGAGTTGAGCATAGTCAATGTGAGGTTTGTCGAACACATTACCGAAGTGGCAACGGCTGATGTCGCGGTTGCGCTCGGCCGCCATCCGCGCCACCACCATCACTTCCTGATTGTACGACCGGTTATTGTGCATGACGGTGAGCATCGGAATCTTATGATGCGCCGCTGTCCACAATGTCCCCGGTTGAAACATGAGGTCGCCGTCGTTTTGCAGATTGATGGACAGGCGACCATACTTCCTGTTTGCCAGCGCCGCTCCCACGGCCGCCGGATTGCTGTAGCCGATGCCCACCGACCCAGACTGTCCGATGTGGTGATAATACTTTTCAAAATCCCATAGCTTCCACGCCCAATCGCTCATGCCATCACTGCGGGAAACCAGCGACCAATCCTTGGTTTTGATCTGCTCCCACAATTCGGCTGCGATTCGGGCCGTACTAATGGGACTTGAGTCCCAGCCATGCGAGGCCAGCACGAGGTCCCGCTCTCTGGACTTTTGATGAGCCTCCGCCAGCTTTACGCGGCGAGCAGCGAAGGCGATCCTGCGATCAGAGGTGATCAGCCGCTTGACTGCTTCGATCAGCGCGGGAAGCGTCGCCTCGGCGTCGGCCGCGATGGGAATATCGGCTTCCTGATATTTCCCGAAATGCCAGTAGTTGCTCCGCGTAAAGAGGTCGAACGAGCTGATACTGATCAGCTTCGCGCCCGCCTTGAGACTGTTGCGCGACAGCAGCGGATGCTCCAGCGCCAGCACCACGTCCGCGGTTCGCAACGCGCTACTCTCCTGGCTGAGCGGATGCCTCGAAGGGAAGTTCATGCGTTGGATGGTGTCCACGACCGCGGCCTGCAACAGCTCGGCCAGCTCGATGATATATTTCAGGCCGGCTGCGGTGCGCGCGGCGCGCTCGACGGCAAGCACCGGAAATTCCGCGCTCACCAGAAGACGCGCAACTTCAGCGACCGCGGCGGAATCTCCCTGCGGCGCCGTATTTGGAGTGTACTTGGGGATATGCAGCTTGGTGCCCGCAGGAATCCGATCTTCCTGTAAACTTTTGTCCACGGTGATCGCCACGGGCATTTGTGGTGGAGTCATAGCGACGGAATAGGCGCGAACGGCGGAGGCCGCAAAGTGGCTCAGCGAAACCGGCGAGTCATCCCACTTGGTAAAATCGCGGGCCATGCCGACAGGGTCCTGCGCGCTTCTGGAATTGGGATTTTCAATGGAGTTCCCGAGTAGCAGGTAAACCGGCACACGGTCGCAGAACGCGCTGTAGACCGCCATGGATGCGTGCTGCAACCCCACCGAACTGTAAATCAGAGCCGCCAGGGGCTTGCCTTCAATTTTGAAGAAGCCGTGTGCGATAGCCACCGCGGCTTCCTCATGCAGACAGGTGATCAGTTCCGGGTTCTTGTTTCCGGTGTAGTTGATGATGGATTCCTGCAGACCGCCGGAGTCGGAGTGGGGATTAATGGTGACATAATCGAAGCCCAACGGCTTGAGTACGTCCATCATGAAGTCGGACCCGTGGCGCTCCTCGCTCAAAACCTCTACCGTGGTCTCGGCTGCACCCTGGGCCGCCACAGCGCCTGCTGGCGCGGGCTGCTGCGCAGTCAGAGCTTGAGTGCTGGCAACCAGCGCCGCTCCGCTAGTGGCAGCTACTTTAAGAAAGCTGCGACGATCCAGCGAACTCTTCTCTGGTTCTTCCATGACGAGTATCACCTCCGGGTATTGGTCCGACTCCGACGCATCAGAAGCTGTATCTTATACCAAATTGAATCTGCCGCGCCGAGCCGCGAGTGGTGGAGATACGACCGGCGTCGGCGGCCAACAAGCCGTTGGTGAAAATAGTGGTTACCGGCGTCCCGAAGTTCGGGCGGTTGAACAGGTTGAAAAACTCCGCGCGGAACTGCACGCGATGTGATTCCTGGAACTGGAAGTTCTTTTGCACGGAGAAGTCCATGGTGGCCAGTCCAGGAGAAATGAGCGTGTTGCGGCCCAGGGTGCCGAAATAGCCTGGCTCGGAAGGCACGAACTGGCTGGTGTCGAAATACTTGTCCGGACCGCCCAGCACAGGATTGCTGTTGCCACCGGGAATCAGATTCACGCGCAACGACTCGACCGACCCGATCAGCGTGTTCTGGGTAGTGCTGTTGTCATGCACGGAGAGCGGATACCCGTCCGTCAGCGTGAGTATCCCATTCACCAACCAGCCGCCGGCGATGGCGCCCGCGATGCCGGTGAGGTTTTTGGTGGGCAGTTCATAAGTAAAATTCGTGGTCATGGCATTGCGGATGTCGAAACTGGCCAAGCCGCGCTTTTCCTTCATGTCCCAATAATAGATTCCGCGTTGGCCCTGTGCAAATTCATCGCCGCCGCTGGTTACCCCGGAGCCCTCATCTATGGCCTTCGAGTAGTTGTAAGCCAGCTGCACCTGCAGACCGTGAGTCATGCGCTTCTGTACTCCGATGGCCAAGCCGTGGAAGAAACTGTTGGCGTTGGATGATTGCGCACGCATCTCGCCAAAGGCTGGATTGACGAGCGCCGCGCCGGGCGAGAAATGCTTGCGCCCCGTAGGATTGTTTGGGAAACCGTCCCAGCGACGGATGTTGGGCAGTGTCTGGTGTAGCAGATGCAAGCCGCGCGAGCCGGTGTAGCCGGCCGAGGCGACCCAATCCGTGCCGAACGCTTTCTGCAGCGTCATGCTCCAGCGATGGATATAAGCGTTCGACTGATTCGGTTCCATGTAGCGCAGATTGAACGTCGAAAAGGTCGGGCTATTGATCAGATCGAGATACTGATTTACGGCATTGGGCGCCATCTGCAGGGGGCGGTTCGCCGGTACCGAACCAGCGCCGGTGGCGCGCAGGCGGGCAGTCTCGACGAACGGCGGCAGCTCCTGGAGCGAGGTGCGCAACTGATAGAGCACCGGGTAATCGAAGAAGATGCCATAGCCGCCGCGCACGGAGAAGGTACGGTCACCGGGCGCCCAGGCGAAGCCGAAGCGCGGACTGAAGCTCTTCAGCGTGGGATTCTGGAAATACTCGACGATGTCGGATTTTACGAACGGGCGCGGCTCATTTTTGTATTGCGCGGCTACCTGTGTGGTTACCGAAACAAAGGGATCGAAGATGCTCTCGAGCGTCGAGATCAGGTGATCGTCCTCATCCGGCACGGTAACGAACTCATAGCGCAGGCCGAGGTTAAAGGTGAGCGACTTCGCCACCTGCCAGTTGTCCTGGAAGTAGCCGCCGAACAGAAGCTGGCGCAGATTGCGCTTGGGGCTCTCGGCGCCGGGACGGAATACCTGAAAATCATTGGCGTTGTTGAGCAGAAAATCCGCCAGGCTGTTGAAGGCGAAGATGCCATTGCAGCCGCGGCTGCAGGCGTCCTGCACATAGCGGAAGCGTTTGATCTCCGTGCCGAAGCGCAAGGAGTGATCGCCGCTGGTGAGGGAAACTCCCTCTTTGAACTGAAGCGCCTTCTGGGTGGTAGCCTGGGGGTTGACTCGATAGCCAACGCGCGTGAGGCTGCTGGTGATGCCGATTTCACCCACTCGGTCGCGATCCGGATGGAAGCGCAGCGCGCTGGTGTCGCGCGAGCCCAACGCAAGATCGCCGGCCACTTCGCTGAGGCTGTAGCCGAACTTCATTTCATTGATCAGGGTCGGCGAGAGTATGGAGATGTGATTCACCGCCAGCGTCTGCTTCTTGCTGGTGGCCGCCGCGCCCACCTCGGTCAGGTCGCAAAGGAATCCGCAGGGCAGCCGCGAGCTGTCATTCCAACTGTATGTCACCGCGATCATGCCAGCCTTGTCGTTGGAAAGATGATGGTCGAGCTTGCCGGTTGCTGTGTCATCATCCACCGGTCGCCGCTCAAATCCCGAAATGACCATGGTCCCGGGATCGGTGCGTTCGTTCGGCAGCGGAGTATTCCCCACGCCCGGCACGGGCCACAGCGCCAGATAAGGTACGATGCGCGGGTCAACGGCTACATTCACCACCTGCACAGGATTCGTGCTGTTGCGTACGCCCTGTCCGCGGCGGCCTTCGTTTGACAGCGTAGTAAACCTTTCGGTGTTCAGCGCCCGCTCGCGCATGCCTTCGAAGCTGGCGAAGTAGAAGGTGCGGTCCTGCCGGATGGGTCCGCCGAGCGAGCCGCCATACTGGTTCTGCTTGAACTCGCTGCTGACGCCGCCGCCCAGCGCGTTGTCCTCCCACTTGGAGGCGTCCAGATTGTCATTGCGCAGCGTCCAGAAGCCCGAGCCGTGAATCGAGTTGGTGCCCGACTTGGTTACCGCGCTGATGATGGCGCCCGCCGCGCTTTGGTATTCGGCGGAGTAGTTGTTCACCACCACCTGAAATTCCTTCACCGTCTCGGCGCCCGTATAAGCGCCGCCCGCGCCCTGCGGGTTGCTTGATAGATCGGAGTTCGAGACGCCGTCCATCAGGAACAGATTCTGCGTCCCGCGCGCGCCCGCCACGGTGATCTTGTCGCCCATGCCCGCCTGAATGCCGCCCACGCCGGCGGGACTCTTCAGCACGCCGGGCTGCAGGAAGGCAAACTGCGTCAGGTCGCGGTTGCGCAGCGGCAACTCCTCGACGCGGCGTTCGACGTCAATCACCTGCGCGACTGTTGCCGTGGTGGTCTCGATGAGCGGAGCCTCGCCGGTTACGGTTACTTGCTCGGCGACGTTGCCGACCTCGAGGCGGTGGTCAATCACCGCGATGCGACCAATGGTCAGTCCTATGCCGGCGCGCACGCTGGTCTGAAAGCCCGCGGAGGTCGCGCTCACCTCATAGCTGCCCGGCTGTAGGTTGGGTGCTTCGTACCGCCCGTTTGGCCCCGTCACCGTAGCACGGGAAATTCCTGTATTCACGTTCTTCACTGTTACGGCTGCGCCGGGAATCGCGGCGCCGGATTGATCGGTAACGGTTCCGTTAATGGTTCCTGTGGTGAGTTGAGCCAAGGCAAGGGAGGTCCAGGCCATGACGACTAGTCCCCCGACGATGAAACGCAATCTAATTGAATACGGAAACAATCCGGTCATATTCGCCCTCCAGCGCCTTTGTGAATTGTCTAAAGCTTGGGAGTTCTGAGGTCTTCTAACGGCAATAGCTCGGTTCCTTGGTCTTAATCAAACCTTTGACTGCGCCTCTTATATCAACTAGGAGACAGCCTGTCAAGCCGTTAGGTTTGCTAACCAAAGTTATTGGCGCAACTGCTCACATGGATGAATTGTTGGGAGAATGTACCAAGAGGAAAGGGAATCCCTCTGAGGCATCGAGGCGTTGAGTTGGTTGTTCGGAGTATTGCCGAAAGTTTGGTTGCGG from Acidobacteriota bacterium encodes:
- a CDS encoding thiamine pyrophosphate-binding protein — translated: MEEPEKSSLDRRSFLKVAATSGAALVASTQALTAQQPAPAGAVAAQGAAETTVEVLSEERHGSDFMMDVLKPLGFDYVTINPHSDSGGLQESIINYTGNKNPELITCLHEEAAVAIAHGFFKIEGKPLAALIYSSVGLQHASMAVYSAFCDRVPVYLLLGNSIENPNSRSAQDPVGMARDFTKWDDSPVSLSHFAASAVRAYSVAMTPPQMPVAITVDKSLQEDRIPAGTKLHIPKYTPNTAPQGDSAAVAEVARLLVSAEFPVLAVERAARTAAGLKYIIELAELLQAAVVDTIQRMNFPSRHPLSQESSALRTADVVLALEHPLLSRNSLKAGAKLISISSFDLFTRSNYWHFGKYQEADIPIAADAEATLPALIEAVKRLITSDRRIAFAARRVKLAEAHQKSRERDLVLASHGWDSSPISTARIAAELWEQIKTKDWSLVSRSDGMSDWAWKLWDFEKYYHHIGQSGSVGIGYSNPAAVGAALANRKYGRLSINLQNDGDLMFQPGTLWTAAHHKIPMLTVMHNNRSYNQEVMVVARMAAERNRDISRCHFGNVFDKPHIDYAQLARSLGWYSEGPIDNPRELGPAIRRALAVVERGEPALLDTITQPN
- a CDS encoding TonB-dependent receptor → MTGLFPYSIRLRFIVGGLVVMAWTSLALAQLTTGTINGTVTDQSGAAIPGAAVTVKNVNTGISRATVTGPNGRYEAPNLQPGSYEVSATSAGFQTSVRAGIGLTIGRIAVIDHRLEVGNVAEQVTVTGEAPLIETTTATVAQVIDVERRVEELPLRNRDLTQFAFLQPGVLKSPAGVGGIQAGMGDKITVAGARGTQNLFLMDGVSNSDLSSNPQGAGGAYTGAETVKEFQVVVNNYSAEYQSAAGAIISAVTKSGTNSIHGSGFWTLRNDNLDASKWEDNALGGGVSSEFKQNQYGGSLGGPIRQDRTFYFASFEGMRERALNTERFTTLSNEGRRGQGVRNSTNPVQVVNVAVDPRIVPYLALWPVPGVGNTPLPNERTDPGTMVISGFERRPVDDDTATGKLDHHLSNDKAGMIAVTYSWNDSSRLPCGFLCDLTEVGAAATSKKQTLAVNHISILSPTLINEMKFGYSLSEVAGDLALGSRDTSALRFHPDRDRVGEIGITSSLTRVGYRVNPQATTQKALQFKEGVSLTSGDHSLRFGTEIKRFRYVQDACSRGCNGIFAFNSLADFLLNNANDFQVFRPGAESPKRNLRQLLFGGYFQDNWQVAKSLTFNLGLRYEFVTVPDEDDHLISTLESIFDPFVSVTTQVAAQYKNEPRPFVKSDIVEYFQNPTLKSFSPRFGFAWAPGDRTFSVRGGYGIFFDYPVLYQLRTSLQELPPFVETARLRATGAGSVPANRPLQMAPNAVNQYLDLINSPTFSTFNLRYMEPNQSNAYIHRWSMTLQKAFGTDWVASAGYTGSRGLHLLHQTLPNIRRWDGFPNNPTGRKHFSPGAALVNPAFGEMRAQSSNANSFFHGLAIGVQKRMTHGLQVQLAYNYSKAIDEGSGVTSGGDEFAQGQRGIYYWDMKEKRGLASFDIRNAMTTNFTYELPTKNLTGIAGAIAGGWLVNGILTLTDGYPLSVHDNSTTQNTLIGSVESLRVNLIPGGNSNPVLGGPDKYFDTSQFVPSEPGYFGTLGRNTLISPGLATMDFSVQKNFQFQESHRVQFRAEFFNLFNRPNFGTPVTTIFTNGLLAADAGRISTTRGSARQIQFGIRYSF